Proteins encoded in a region of the Leifsonia sp. PS1209 genome:
- the trpS gene encoding tryptophan--tRNA ligase encodes MDSFAATRSRMPDLEDRIAADPGAFRVLTGERPTGKLHLGHYFGTIRERVRLQALGVETFVILADYQVITDRDTSAHVADSVRSAVLDYLAAGLDPTTTTIFTHSAVPALNQLMLPFLSLVTEAELRRNPTVKAERAASGRALSGLLLTYPVHQAADILFCKGNLVPVGKDNLPHIELTRTIARRFNDRYGQVFPEPEAMVTDAPEIPGLDGRKMSKSYGNAIALSMTADETADAIRRTRTDGERVITYDPERRPGVSGLLSTAALCRGTTPEQIAEKIGDRGSVMLKQLTTDSVNDFLAAHRRRRAELESDPTVVSDVLRSGNERANVIADSTLAEVRDHMDMGYANAR; translated from the coding sequence ATGGACTCGTTCGCCGCCACTCGCTCACGCATGCCCGATCTGGAAGACCGGATCGCTGCCGATCCGGGTGCGTTCCGTGTCCTCACCGGGGAGCGACCGACGGGGAAGCTGCACCTCGGACACTACTTCGGAACCATTCGAGAACGCGTGCGGCTCCAGGCTCTCGGCGTTGAGACGTTCGTGATCCTCGCGGACTATCAGGTCATCACCGACCGCGACACCTCTGCCCATGTCGCCGACAGCGTCAGGTCCGCTGTCCTGGACTACCTCGCGGCCGGGCTCGACCCGACCACGACGACGATCTTCACTCACTCGGCCGTCCCAGCACTGAACCAGCTGATGCTGCCGTTCCTCAGCCTCGTCACCGAGGCGGAGCTGCGCCGCAACCCGACGGTGAAGGCGGAACGTGCCGCATCCGGACGCGCGCTGAGCGGCCTGCTGCTCACCTACCCGGTGCATCAAGCGGCCGACATCCTGTTCTGCAAAGGCAACCTGGTGCCGGTCGGCAAAGACAACCTGCCGCACATCGAGCTGACGCGCACGATCGCCCGCCGCTTCAACGACCGCTACGGCCAGGTCTTTCCCGAGCCGGAAGCGATGGTCACGGATGCGCCGGAAATCCCGGGACTCGACGGCCGGAAGATGTCGAAGAGCTATGGCAATGCGATCGCGCTGTCGATGACCGCAGACGAGACGGCGGACGCGATCCGACGCACCCGCACCGATGGCGAACGCGTCATCACGTACGACCCGGAGCGGCGCCCCGGCGTCTCCGGACTACTGTCGACCGCAGCGCTCTGTCGCGGCACCACGCCCGAGCAGATCGCCGAGAAGATCGGCGACCGCGGGAGCGTGATGCTCAAGCAACTCACGACCGATTCGGTGAACGACTTCCTCGCCGCCCATCGGCGTCGACGTGCCGAGCTGGAATCGGACCCCACCGTCGTCAGCGACGTTCTCCGGAGTGGCAACGAGCGGGCGAACGTCATCGCAGACAGCACACTCGCGGAAGTCCGCGATCACATGGACATGGGGTACGCGAACGCGCGATAG
- the idi gene encoding isopentenyl-diphosphate Delta-isomerase, whose amino-acid sequence MTASREEVVLLADDGTPIGVADKATVHTTDTPLHLAFSCHLFDGDGRILVTRRALSKLTWPGVWTNSFCGHPAPGEDFEDAIARRAGQELGAAIDNLVVALPDFRYRAVDAASIVEYEVCPVYTATISGELAPEPSEVAEWRWVDPRVLLDAVEATPWAFSPWLTLQLPALYADTSIEASDLI is encoded by the coding sequence ATGACCGCATCCCGCGAAGAGGTCGTCCTGCTCGCCGACGACGGCACCCCGATCGGGGTCGCCGACAAAGCGACCGTCCACACCACGGACACGCCCCTGCATCTGGCGTTCTCGTGCCACCTGTTCGACGGCGATGGACGCATCCTGGTCACCAGGCGGGCGCTGAGCAAACTGACCTGGCCCGGCGTGTGGACGAACTCGTTCTGCGGGCATCCGGCCCCCGGCGAAGACTTCGAGGACGCCATCGCGCGCCGTGCTGGTCAGGAGCTGGGCGCCGCGATCGACAACCTGGTGGTGGCCCTCCCCGATTTCCGCTACCGGGCAGTGGATGCGGCGAGCATCGTCGAGTACGAGGTGTGCCCGGTGTACACGGCCACGATCTCCGGCGAGCTTGCTCCGGAGCCGAGTGAGGTGGCGGAGTGGCGCTGGGTGGACCCGCGCGTGCTGCTCGACGCCGTCGAGGCGACGCCCTGGGCGTTCAGCCCGTGGCTCACACTGCAGCTTCCCGCGCTGTACGCCGATACGAGCATCGAGGCGTCCGACCTGATCTGA